DNA sequence from the Streptomyces sp. HUAS 15-9 genome:
GCCGACCAGGGCGAGCGAGAACCCGGCCTCATGGAAACGGCGGGCCAGGTCGTCGGCGACGGGGGCCACCCGCAGCAGCTCGCTCACCGCGCGCTGCTGCACCTGGTTCAGGGCATTGGGACTGTCTTCGTTGGCGTTCGGCACAACAAAAGAGGGTACGTGGCCCGGACGGCCGGGAGCGCCCCCATTAAACGCCCGCGAACATCTACCGCGATAAGGGTCACAGGCTCCGCTCCTATTACGTACATCCACTCTCCGCTTAATAAAGGGCATACGGGATTTGTCACCCAGGTCCTCGATCTTGTGGAGCGGACCGCGGCACTTCCCCTCAGCGCACCTCGTTACCATGCGGGGACGCACATTCCGACGACCACTGACGACGACGAGGGACGGACGAGCGCGTGGCCGAGGCGGCAGACTTCCAGGGGATGAGTCCCTCACCTGCCCGCCGGTGGCTGAGGCGCACCGGGGCACTGCTCGCCGGGGCGCCTCTGCTGGCCGGTCTGCTCCAGCTGCCCGCCGCGACACCCGCCCGGGCCGCCTCCTCGGACGTGGTGTCCGTCTCACTGGACTCGCTCAGCCCCAGCGTCCCGACGGACGGGGACACGCTGACCGTGTCCGGCACGGTGACGAACAACGGCAAGCAGTCGGTCACCGGCGCCCACGTGGGCCTGCGCGTGGGGCCTGAGCTGACCATCCGCTCGGCCATCGACAGCGCCGCCGACCGGTCCGACAGCCTCCAGACCTCCGTCGGCTCCGAGGTCGGCGGCAAGTACGTCGCGAAGTTCGCCAAGCTCCCCCCGCACGTCGCCCAGCACTTCAGCATCGCCGTACCGGTCGACAAGCTCGACCTCGGCAGGGACGGTGTCTACGAGCTCGGCGTCTCGCTCTCCGGCCAGACCTCGGCGCAGCCCTGGGAGCAGGTGCTCGGCATCCAGCGGACGTTCCTGCCGTGGCAGCCGGACGAGGCCGACACCAAGACGAAGACGACGTTCCTGTGGCCGCTGATCTCCACCGTCCACATGACGGCGAGGACAGGCGCCGGCGAACAGCAGACGCCGGTCTTCCTCAACGACGACCTGGCCACGGACATCGCGCCGGGCGGCCGCCTGGCCCAGATGCTGGCCCTCGGCAAGGACCTCGACGTCACCTGGGTGATCGACCCCGACCTGCTCGCCTCCGTGGACGCGATGACGCGCAGCTACCGCATCCAGGGCGACGACGGCACCACCACGGCCGGCACGCACCAGGCAGTCGCCAAGCAGTGGCTCGCCGACCTGCAGAAGGCCGTGGTGGACAAGGAGGTCGTCGCGCTGCCCTTCGCGGACCCGGACCTGGCCTCCCTCGCCCACAACGGCACGAGCGTCACCGGCTCGCTGAGCCACCTCAAGGACGCCACGGACGTCATCATGAACACGGTGGAGCCGATCCTCCATGTGAAGCCGACCACTGACTTCGCCTGGCCCGTGAACGGCGCCGTCGACCCGTCGATCATCAAGGTCGCCACCTCCGCGGGCGCCGACAAGGTGATCGCCCGCAGCGACAGCCTCCAGGAGACCGGCGGCCTCACCTACGCGCCGTCCGCGGCCCGTCCGATCGGCGGCGGCACCACGGCGGTGGTCGCGGACTCACGGCTGTCCAGGGCGTTCGAGGGCGATCTGACGAAGGCGGACTCGGCCACGCTCGCCGTCCAGGAGTACCTGGCCCAGAGCCTGGCCCTGCACGTCCAGACGGACAGACAGCGCAGCGTCGTCGTCGCCCCGCAGCGCATGCCGTCCTCGAGCCAGGCCCAGGCGATGGCCCAGGCGATCGGGGCCCTCCAGGAGGCCAACTGGGTCCAGACCCAGGACCTCACCGCCGCCGCCAAGGCCAAACCCGACCCGAGCGCCACCACAAGGATCCCGTCGACGTCCGCGTACCCCTCCTCGCTGCGCAGGCAGGAACTGCCCCGGTCGGTGTTCGAACAGATCGCGCGCACACAGGACAAGCTCGACAACTTCCAGGTGATCCTCACCGACCCGTCCCGGGTGGCGACCCCCTTCGGGCGGGCCATAGACCGTGGGATGTCCACGTCATGGCGAGGCCGTACCGTCGGGGCGGACCACTTCCGGGCCGGCGTGGAGGCATGGCTCGACGAGCTCACCGACCAGGTCAAGCTGATCGACAAGTCCCCGACCAAGCTCTCCGGCCGCAGCGCCACCATCCCGGTGACCGTGCAGAACAACCTGGTGCAGGGCGTCGAGCACCTGGTCCTGCGGCTGACCTCGACCAATCCCACCCGCCTCAAGATCGGCGGCGAGGCGTACCAGGAGCAGCGCGTCGCGGTGTCCGGAGGGCACAGCCAGTCCGTGAAGTTCACCACGTCCGCCAACGCCAACGGCCAGGGGACCGTGATCGCCCAGCTGTACACCGAGGACGGCCAGGAGTACGGCAACGCGGTCAGCTTCGATGTGAAGGTCACCGAGGTCACGCCCACCGTGATGCTGGTCATCGGCGGCGGTGTCCTGCTGCTTGTCCTCGCCGGCTTCCGGATGTACACCCAGCGCAAGCGCGCGGCCGCCAAGGAGGCCGAAGAGGACGGCCCCGAGGACGCGGGCAAGGACGCCGACGGTCCCGAGAACCCCGAAGGCCCTGAAGACCGTCTTCAGGAGGAGTCCGACGCCCGCTGCGGGGCAGACGACCCGGAGCAGCCGAGTGACCCGACACCGGACACCGCACCGGAAAGCGCCGACCCGTCCGGGACGGGTGAGAGAGTGGACCGTTGAGCGATGTCGTGGCCGGTGGGCCCGGGGACGATGAGGTGGGGTAACCATGAACGCGCCGTACGAGGGTGACCGTGGCCAGGCCGCGGCCGGCTCGGGCTACCCCGAGCCGCCGCCCGAGCCCGGCCAGGTGCCGCCGCAGCCCGCAGCGGACATGTACCTCCAGGACGCCTACGACCAGGACCCCTACCGGGCACAGGACCTCTCCGCCCAGGACCCGGTCGCCGAGGCGCTCTACGACCGTGCCTCGCACCCTCCGCCGCCCCCGGGCACGTACGAGGCGCAGCAGCCGCTGTACTCCCAGCCGGCCCAGTCCCCGTACGCCCCCGACCCCCACGTGTGGGCCCAGACCCCCGCGCCGGAGCCGGAGCGCCCGGCGCAGTACATGCCGTACGGCGACAACCCCCGCACGACTCAGTTCGTGGGCGTGGACGACCTCGTCACGCACTCCGGCGAGGAGCACCACGAGCCGGACGCCTTCGCACATCTCTTCCGGGACCAGCAGCAGGGCGGCGGGCACCCCGCCATGGGGTCCCCGGCCGTTCCGGGCCCGGCCGCACCGGGCGTCGGCCCGGGCCCTGTGGGGCCGTACGCGGCGACCCCGCAGCATCCTGCCGCCGCCCCCCAGTACCCCGCCGCCCCGCACGCCGCGGCCGCCCACCCCGCCGCGCCTCATGCCGCCGGGGCACCCGCTCCGGCATCCGCCGGGGCCGCCGCTCCCGGCGCCGACTCCGCTTCCGCCGCGCCTGCCGCGAAGAAGGGCGGGCGGGCCTCGGGCCTGCTGAAGTCCAGCGCCGTAATGGCGGCGGGCACGATGGTCTCCCGGCTCACCGGCTTCGTCCGCTCCGCGCTCATCGTCTCCGCACTGGGCGTCGGCCTGCTCGGCGACACATTCCAGGTCGCCTACCAGCTGCCGACGATGATCTACATCCTGACCGTCGGCGGCGGCCTCAACTCGGTCTTCGTGCCGCAGCTCGTCCGCGCCATGAAGGAGGACGAGGACGGCGGCGAGGCGTACGCCAACCGGCTGCTCACGCTGGTGATGGTGGCGCTGGGCGCCCTCACGGGCCTCGCGATCGTGGCCGCCCCGGTCCTGATCCGGCTGCTGTCCGACTCGGTCGCCAGCGACCCGGCGGCCAATGAGGTCGGCGTCACCTTCGTCCGCTACTTCCTGCCCTCGATCTTCTTCATGGGCATCCACGTGGTGATGGGTCAGATCCTCAACGCCCGTGGGAAGTTCGGCGCGATGATGTGGACCCCGGTCCTCAACAACATCGTCATCATCGTCACGCTCGGCATGTTCATCTGGGTGTACGGCAGCGCCGCCAACTCCGGAATGACGGTCACGAGCATCCCGCCGGAGGGGCAGCGGCTGCTCGGCATCGGCGTACTGCTCGGCCTCGTCGTCCAGGCCCTGGCGATGATCCCGTACCTGCGGGAGACCGGCTTCCGGCTGCGGCTGCGCTTCGACTGGCGCGGGCACGGCCTCGGCAAGGCGGCCACGCTCGCCAAGTGGACCATCCTGTTCGTCCTCGCCAACCAGGCGGGCGCGCTCGTCGTCTCCCAGCTGTCCACCGCGGCCGGCAAGG
Encoded proteins:
- a CDS encoding DUF6049 family protein; its protein translation is MAEAADFQGMSPSPARRWLRRTGALLAGAPLLAGLLQLPAATPARAASSDVVSVSLDSLSPSVPTDGDTLTVSGTVTNNGKQSVTGAHVGLRVGPELTIRSAIDSAADRSDSLQTSVGSEVGGKYVAKFAKLPPHVAQHFSIAVPVDKLDLGRDGVYELGVSLSGQTSAQPWEQVLGIQRTFLPWQPDEADTKTKTTFLWPLISTVHMTARTGAGEQQTPVFLNDDLATDIAPGGRLAQMLALGKDLDVTWVIDPDLLASVDAMTRSYRIQGDDGTTTAGTHQAVAKQWLADLQKAVVDKEVVALPFADPDLASLAHNGTSVTGSLSHLKDATDVIMNTVEPILHVKPTTDFAWPVNGAVDPSIIKVATSAGADKVIARSDSLQETGGLTYAPSAARPIGGGTTAVVADSRLSRAFEGDLTKADSATLAVQEYLAQSLALHVQTDRQRSVVVAPQRMPSSSQAQAMAQAIGALQEANWVQTQDLTAAAKAKPDPSATTRIPSTSAYPSSLRRQELPRSVFEQIARTQDKLDNFQVILTDPSRVATPFGRAIDRGMSTSWRGRTVGADHFRAGVEAWLDELTDQVKLIDKSPTKLSGRSATIPVTVQNNLVQGVEHLVLRLTSTNPTRLKIGGEAYQEQRVAVSGGHSQSVKFTTSANANGQGTVIAQLYTEDGQEYGNAVSFDVKVTEVTPTVMLVIGGGVLLLVLAGFRMYTQRKRAAAKEAEEDGPEDAGKDADGPENPEGPEDRLQEESDARCGADDPEQPSDPTPDTAPESADPSGTGERVDR
- the murJ gene encoding murein biosynthesis integral membrane protein MurJ encodes the protein MNAPYEGDRGQAAAGSGYPEPPPEPGQVPPQPAADMYLQDAYDQDPYRAQDLSAQDPVAEALYDRASHPPPPPGTYEAQQPLYSQPAQSPYAPDPHVWAQTPAPEPERPAQYMPYGDNPRTTQFVGVDDLVTHSGEEHHEPDAFAHLFRDQQQGGGHPAMGSPAVPGPAAPGVGPGPVGPYAATPQHPAAAPQYPAAPHAAAAHPAAPHAAGAPAPASAGAAAPGADSASAAPAAKKGGRASGLLKSSAVMAAGTMVSRLTGFVRSALIVSALGVGLLGDTFQVAYQLPTMIYILTVGGGLNSVFVPQLVRAMKEDEDGGEAYANRLLTLVMVALGALTGLAIVAAPVLIRLLSDSVASDPAANEVGVTFVRYFLPSIFFMGIHVVMGQILNARGKFGAMMWTPVLNNIVIIVTLGMFIWVYGSAANSGMTVTSIPPEGQRLLGIGVLLGLVVQALAMIPYLRETGFRLRLRFDWRGHGLGKAATLAKWTILFVLANQAGALVVSQLSTAAGKASPVDGTGFAAYANAQLIWGLPQAIITVSLMAALLPRISRSASEDDAGAVRDDISQGLRTTAVAIVPIAFGFLALGIPMCTLIFGSSGTSEATNMGYMLMAFGLGLVPYSVQYVVLRAFYAYEDTRTPFYNTVIVAAVNAGASVLCYFLLPARWAVIGMAASYGLAYAIGVGVAWKRLRKRLGGDLDGSRVLRTYARLCIASVPAALLSGAACYGIGHTLGQGVVGSFAALLAGGAVLLGIFFVAARRMRIEELNSLVGMVRGRLGR